In Edaphobacter bradus, the following are encoded in one genomic region:
- a CDS encoding NHL repeat-containing protein, with translation MFLVKVKSHRSFLALGLVVASLVVLTVSGCGSGGTPSGSGPGAVSGYPGQSFTGKVMAGSQPVVGATVQAYAAGTSGNGSTPTSLMTTTLTTDATGAFTVPASYSCPSATSMVYVVAHGGKVGTGSANATIVLVDAIGACNGITSAEKFTVNEVTTAASAWALSQFLSAGGNVGASSTNARGLSNAFATTASLADPSAGTSPGSAFPSNGSSPAARINTLANLLNTCVAATASSTACTQLFAAATVSGSTAPSNTLDAALNLVRNPGSNVATLYSLSTASTAFQPALTSAPADWTLFVNFNGGGMNEPTGIAADSSGNIWVANYFNAASEFSPTGKPLFANGITGSGLNSSYGLAIDSLDNVWVPNENSPYAVNTALGTVTELNSSGQPVSGATGFSSGGLNYPVSIAIDTNSTAWVVDYGNSRVTLLSSTGQPLSGTSGYIPPSGADSGLAFPVAVAIDGNHNGWIANEGGDYLTRISADGKQFTNIHCCDSPQGLAIDQRGYIWASNFYGDSISEISSSTNAVVSSGYTGGGVVHPVGLSIDGAGNVWVANFRGNSLSELAGSASSAPGKALSPAAGWAPDAALLEAYGIAIDASGNVWVSNFGNNSITEFVGLAVPIKTPVIGLPQLP, from the coding sequence ATGTTCCTGGTGAAGGTGAAGTCACATCGCTCATTTCTTGCTCTCGGTTTGGTCGTGGCCAGCCTTGTCGTCCTGACGGTCTCCGGTTGCGGCTCTGGAGGCACACCGTCGGGCTCTGGGCCGGGCGCGGTATCCGGCTATCCGGGGCAGAGCTTTACCGGCAAGGTGATGGCGGGGAGCCAGCCCGTGGTGGGAGCCACCGTGCAGGCCTACGCTGCCGGTACGTCAGGCAACGGCTCGACGCCTACCTCGCTTATGACAACAACCCTCACGACGGATGCAACCGGAGCCTTCACGGTTCCCGCGTCCTATAGTTGTCCCTCGGCGACGTCGATGGTCTATGTGGTCGCGCACGGCGGAAAGGTGGGCACCGGCTCTGCCAACGCGACGATTGTACTGGTGGATGCCATCGGGGCCTGCAACGGGATTACGTCGGCGGAGAAGTTTACCGTCAATGAGGTGACGACCGCTGCCTCCGCGTGGGCTCTGTCGCAGTTCCTGTCTGCGGGAGGCAATGTCGGCGCCAGCTCAACGAATGCCAGAGGTCTCAGCAATGCCTTCGCCACGACGGCAAGCCTCGCAGACCCGTCTGCGGGAACCTCGCCTGGATCGGCCTTCCCGAGCAACGGAAGTTCGCCTGCGGCCAGGATCAACACGCTCGCGAACCTGCTCAACACCTGTGTCGCGGCGACGGCCTCCTCAACCGCCTGCACGCAGCTCTTTGCGGCGGCGACCGTCAGCGGCTCAACGGCTCCTTCGAACACGCTCGATGCCGCGCTCAATCTCGTCCGCAATCCGGGCAGCAACGTTGCCACGCTGTATAGCCTCTCGACGGCGAGCACCGCATTTCAGCCGGCCCTTACTAGCGCACCTGCGGACTGGACGCTCTTCGTCAACTTTAATGGCGGGGGAATGAACGAACCCACGGGCATCGCCGCCGACTCCAGCGGCAACATCTGGGTGGCGAACTACTTCAATGCGGCCTCCGAGTTCTCGCCGACCGGCAAACCGCTCTTCGCTAACGGAATCACCGGCTCTGGGCTGAACTCCTCCTACGGTCTTGCCATCGACAGCCTGGACAACGTCTGGGTCCCCAACGAGAACAGCCCCTACGCCGTCAACACCGCGCTCGGCACGGTCACGGAGCTGAACTCGAGCGGCCAGCCTGTCTCCGGAGCGACAGGCTTCAGCAGCGGTGGCCTGAACTATCCGGTGTCCATCGCGATTGACACTAATAGCACTGCCTGGGTCGTCGACTACGGCAACTCCCGCGTCACGTTGCTCTCGAGCACGGGCCAGCCGCTCTCCGGAACCTCCGGCTACATTCCACCGAGCGGAGCGGACTCCGGCCTCGCCTTTCCTGTCGCCGTCGCCATCGATGGAAACCACAATGGCTGGATCGCCAATGAGGGCGGTGACTATCTCACGCGCATCTCCGCGGACGGCAAGCAGTTCACCAACATTCACTGCTGTGACAGCCCGCAGGGATTGGCGATCGATCAGCGAGGCTATATCTGGGCCTCGAACTTCTACGGCGACAGCATCAGCGAGATCTCGTCTTCGACGAACGCCGTTGTCTCCTCCGGATACACCGGTGGAGGGGTCGTGCATCCGGTCGGCCTGAGCATCGACGGCGCGGGCAATGTGTGGGTCGCCAACTTCCGTGGCAACTCGTTGAGCGAGCTGGCCGGGTCGGCCTCGAGTGCGCCCGGAAAGGCGCTCTCGCCCGCAGCCGGATGGGCTCCGGACGCGGCACTGCTGGAGGCCTATGGCATCGCCATCGACGCCAGCGGCAACGTCTGGGTCTCGAACTTCGGGAACAACTCGATCACCGAGTTCGTGGGTCTTGCCGTTCCCATCAAGACCCCGGTCATCGGGCTTCCTCAGCTTCCGTAA
- the xrtJ gene encoding exosortase J yields MSTLPAADVSQRLTSRALRLSSGQAAGIAAFLALLGLSTIWSTVTTLWGMWMTDALKSIGMMIPLVSFVLILRAWRSLDWEMDGRWWGLVILAVTAAIGHLREQAVLVFVLSPQWNIYIPPASLLAFAYGAGVVLLFGGPRLFRAALFPIVLLWFVNPVPHVFNVFVDLPLQRISAHVARAFAIALGQPLTPDQMRLMFTPDFGMFIAPGCNGIRGAVTMGFIALVAGYVYRFRWHAHAAVVAGAILLGYVFNFVRLCTLVLYYIVALRIRWLRPRAEMGDYIIGACLFLLASFLLFYVIRRLGDSPRQVKPEAPEEMAPATASGSPGLRLVAMTLFVLFGCYGVAHAMRSGHASNAAETNSSPGALGPFPKQIGAYTLVRSWNENLNSGALLFHWADYAPAGGGTHIAVGVSPVLGAHDTLICHSARGEDPLWRDQLTVTMANQVPVSFSMSFYDSATQSLEATTICSGSSCGEYTSERRHFGFVYSRPDPKAIFTRDPQRPIPILLKAETADTSMPSDLARQELGTAMKGFLASANLDLLTQPYRSR; encoded by the coding sequence ATGTCTACACTTCCTGCGGCTGATGTTAGCCAACGCCTAACGTCACGAGCGCTAAGGCTGTCCTCAGGACAGGCCGCAGGAATTGCAGCGTTTCTTGCCCTCCTTGGGTTGTCGACCATCTGGTCGACGGTCACCACCCTGTGGGGCATGTGGATGACGGATGCGCTGAAGTCGATCGGAATGATGATTCCGCTGGTCAGCTTCGTGCTGATCCTCCGTGCCTGGCGTTCGCTGGACTGGGAGATGGACGGGAGATGGTGGGGGCTGGTGATCCTGGCCGTCACGGCTGCGATCGGTCACCTTCGCGAGCAGGCCGTGCTCGTCTTCGTCCTGTCGCCGCAATGGAACATCTACATTCCGCCAGCTTCGCTGTTGGCCTTTGCATATGGGGCGGGAGTGGTTCTGCTCTTCGGCGGGCCGCGTCTCTTCCGAGCCGCGCTGTTTCCGATCGTCCTGCTCTGGTTCGTCAACCCTGTTCCGCACGTCTTCAACGTCTTCGTCGACCTTCCGCTGCAGCGGATCTCGGCCCACGTGGCTCGCGCCTTCGCCATCGCTCTGGGCCAGCCACTGACTCCCGACCAGATGCGCCTGATGTTCACTCCCGACTTCGGCATGTTTATCGCGCCGGGGTGCAACGGCATCCGCGGAGCGGTGACGATGGGCTTCATCGCGCTGGTCGCCGGTTATGTCTACCGCTTCCGCTGGCATGCGCACGCCGCTGTGGTCGCGGGAGCCATCCTGCTGGGGTACGTTTTCAACTTTGTGCGGCTGTGCACGCTGGTGCTCTACTACATCGTCGCGCTGCGTATCAGGTGGCTCCGGCCCCGGGCGGAGATGGGTGACTACATTATCGGCGCGTGCCTGTTTCTCCTCGCGAGCTTCCTGCTCTTCTACGTCATTCGCCGTCTTGGCGACTCGCCCCGGCAGGTAAAGCCTGAGGCTCCTGAGGAGATGGCTCCGGCGACCGCTTCCGGTTCGCCTGGGCTGCGACTAGTCGCGATGACGCTGTTCGTCCTCTTCGGCTGCTATGGGGTGGCGCATGCGATGCGATCCGGCCATGCCTCGAACGCCGCCGAGACAAACTCGAGCCCAGGCGCCCTGGGTCCGTTCCCGAAGCAGATCGGCGCTTACACGCTGGTGCGTTCGTGGAACGAGAACCTCAACAGCGGTGCGCTGCTCTTCCACTGGGCAGACTACGCTCCGGCCGGCGGGGGAACGCATATCGCCGTGGGAGTCTCTCCGGTGCTTGGCGCGCATGACACGCTCATCTGCCACTCGGCGCGCGGCGAAGACCCGCTGTGGCGCGATCAGCTCACGGTGACGATGGCAAACCAGGTTCCGGTGAGTTTCAGCATGTCGTTCTATGACAGTGCGACTCAGTCTCTGGAGGCCACGACCATCTGCAGTGGCAGCTCCTGCGGCGAGTATACGAGTGAGCGCAGGCATTTCGGGTTTGTCTACAGCAGGCCCGATCCGAAGGCCATATTCACGCGGGACCCGCAGCGGCCGATTCCCATTCTGCTCAAGGCCGAGACGGCAGACACGTCCATGCCATCTGATCTCGCGCGTCAGGAATTGGGCACAGCCATGAAGGGCTTCCTCGCCTCGGCTAACCTCGATCTTCTGACCCAGCCTTACCGGAGCCGGTAG
- a CDS encoding PExPT-CTERM protein — MKNTSFLVFALALFVTAALPLHAQDGCVNSPENPTAILAVVGSAGAFFVSARARINARRKSK; from the coding sequence ATGAAGAACACTTCGTTCCTGGTTTTCGCTCTCGCGCTTTTTGTAACGGCTGCCCTCCCGCTGCACGCACAGGACGGTTGCGTCAACTCCCCTGAAAACCCAACCGCAATTCTCGCCGTTGTCGGATCCGCCGGTGCGTTCTTTGTATCGGCCCGCGCACGCATCAATGCACGCCGCAAGTCCAAATAA
- a CDS encoding M1 family metallopeptidase: MFCNAALRRPLPALAIVLTVFSAAIAARAQRLPGGVHPEHYSLVLTPDLKAATFTGTETIDVVLDAPSSAITLNSAEIKFVSVTGTPAGSHAAEQATVTLDEAKQQATFTFGQPLPAGKVTLAVAYSGILNDQLRGFYLSKTKARNYAVTQFEPTDARRAFPSFDEPALKATYDISLVVDAGDSAISNTNLLSDTPGPVTGKHTLRFATTPKMSTYLVAFLVGDFKCTSGKSDGVPIRACSTPDKVEMTKFAVESAKYILHYYDEYFGIKYPMPKLDMVALPDFEAGAMENFGCITYRETDLLIDEKTAAIPAKKRVAVVVAHEMAHQWFGDMVTMQWWDNLWLNEGFATWMETKAVAKWRPEWNYAQDEAQDLDGTLSLDSQPTTRTIRAKAETPSEINEMFDGIAYGKAGAVLGMVEKYLGEEVFRQGVHNYLAAHLYGNARAEDFWNTQTATSHLPVDKIMESFITQPGVPLLTLSAQQSGGVPVTQSRFLLTAAPDSRTAQKWTVPVCLKTAGQPVCRVLTPEDSALPIPADASLPLLYINAGGKGYYRTAYTQQQFDAIVAKAETALTPTERIGLIGDRWALVRSGQGSVGDYMNLVLALKNDPNAMVLQTALDKVNRSIDARIATDEDRARLAKVLRSEFGPVYAALGAPEKNEPFDRQQLRATLFELLGNAKDPAVLAQARELTERSFAPGARKDKTLDPLLTDAAILITAANGDAALYDKVMTASRDASNPDAQSDALRTLPRFRDPALVKRTLDYTVSGEVRNQDSWILLSVLLVQRDTRDQAWDYIRQNWDKVHAQFTTNSGGRVVAATGAFCSVDRRDQVTSFFATHKVDASERTLSQSVDAINACVQFRSTQEPSLQRWLEGRQSTSAAGGN; the protein is encoded by the coding sequence ATGTTCTGTAACGCAGCGCTTCGCCGCCCCCTTCCAGCCCTTGCCATCGTCCTGACCGTATTCTCCGCAGCCATCGCAGCGCGTGCCCAGCGATTGCCGGGTGGCGTTCACCCGGAGCACTACTCGCTCGTCCTGACGCCGGACCTTAAGGCCGCAACCTTTACCGGCACGGAGACGATCGACGTTGTGCTCGATGCTCCGAGCAGCGCGATCACGCTGAACTCAGCCGAGATCAAGTTTGTCTCCGTGACCGGCACGCCGGCCGGGTCGCATGCAGCCGAGCAGGCCACAGTCACACTGGATGAGGCAAAGCAACAGGCAACCTTCACATTCGGTCAGCCGCTTCCCGCCGGCAAGGTGACGCTGGCCGTTGCGTACAGCGGCATCCTTAACGATCAGCTTCGCGGCTTCTATCTCTCGAAGACGAAGGCGCGTAACTACGCCGTGACGCAGTTTGAGCCGACGGACGCGCGGCGGGCCTTCCCGAGCTTCGACGAGCCTGCGCTCAAGGCGACCTATGATATCTCACTTGTCGTCGATGCAGGCGATTCGGCGATCTCGAACACCAATCTGCTCTCCGACACTCCCGGCCCAGTGACCGGCAAGCACACGCTGCGCTTTGCGACGACGCCGAAGATGTCCACGTACCTGGTGGCTTTTCTGGTCGGGGACTTCAAGTGCACCTCGGGCAAATCGGACGGCGTGCCTATCCGCGCCTGCTCCACGCCGGACAAGGTGGAGATGACGAAGTTCGCCGTCGAGAGCGCGAAGTACATCCTGCACTACTACGACGAATACTTCGGCATCAAGTATCCGATGCCGAAGCTCGACATGGTCGCGCTGCCGGACTTTGAGGCTGGCGCGATGGAGAACTTCGGCTGCATCACCTATCGCGAGACCGATCTGCTGATCGACGAGAAGACGGCCGCGATTCCTGCGAAGAAGCGAGTCGCCGTGGTGGTAGCGCACGAGATGGCGCACCAGTGGTTCGGCGACATGGTGACGATGCAGTGGTGGGACAACCTGTGGCTCAACGAGGGCTTTGCGACGTGGATGGAGACCAAGGCGGTCGCGAAGTGGCGCCCGGAGTGGAACTACGCGCAGGACGAAGCCCAGGACCTCGACGGCACGTTGTCTCTCGACTCGCAGCCGACGACGCGGACCATTCGCGCCAAGGCTGAGACTCCGTCGGAGATCAACGAGATGTTTGACGGCATCGCGTACGGCAAGGCTGGCGCGGTGCTGGGCATGGTGGAGAAGTATCTGGGAGAAGAGGTCTTCCGTCAGGGCGTGCACAACTATCTCGCGGCGCACCTCTACGGCAATGCGAGGGCCGAGGACTTCTGGAACACGCAGACCGCGACCAGCCACCTTCCCGTCGACAAGATCATGGAGAGCTTCATCACGCAGCCGGGCGTGCCTCTGCTGACCCTCTCAGCACAGCAGTCGGGCGGCGTGCCGGTCACGCAGAGCCGCTTCCTGCTCACTGCCGCGCCGGACAGCAGGACCGCGCAGAAGTGGACGGTCCCGGTCTGCCTGAAGACTGCAGGTCAGCCGGTTTGCCGTGTTCTTACGCCGGAGGACTCCGCCCTGCCAATTCCTGCTGACGCGAGCCTGCCGCTGCTCTACATCAACGCTGGCGGCAAGGGCTACTACCGCACCGCCTACACGCAGCAGCAGTTCGACGCGATTGTCGCGAAGGCCGAGACGGCGCTGACTCCGACGGAGCGAATCGGGCTGATTGGCGACCGTTGGGCGCTTGTGCGCAGCGGCCAGGGCAGCGTGGGGGACTACATGAACCTCGTCCTTGCGCTCAAGAACGATCCCAACGCTATGGTGCTTCAGACGGCGCTCGACAAGGTGAATAGATCGATTGATGCACGCATCGCAACCGATGAAGACCGCGCCCGGCTCGCGAAGGTGCTTCGCAGCGAGTTCGGCCCGGTGTACGCCGCGCTGGGAGCGCCGGAGAAGAATGAGCCGTTCGACCGGCAGCAGCTTCGCGCCACACTCTTTGAGTTGCTGGGCAACGCGAAGGACCCCGCTGTGCTGGCGCAGGCCCGCGAGTTGACCGAGCGCTCGTTTGCTCCAGGAGCGCGGAAGGACAAGACGCTGGACCCGCTGCTCACGGACGCCGCGATCCTGATCACGGCGGCCAATGGTGACGCGGCCCTTTACGACAAGGTGATGACAGCGAGCAGGGATGCGTCCAATCCGGATGCGCAGTCAGATGCGCTGCGAACGCTGCCGCGCTTCCGCGATCCCGCGCTGGTGAAGCGGACGCTTGATTACACCGTCTCCGGCGAGGTTCGCAATCAGGACAGCTGGATTCTGCTCTCGGTGCTTCTCGTCCAGCGCGATACGCGGGATCAGGCCTGGGACTACATCCGGCAGAACTGGGACAAGGTCCACGCGCAGTTCACGACCAACTCCGGTGGGCGCGTTGTCGCCGCCACGGGAGCGTTCTGCAGTGTCGACCGGCGCGACCAGGTGACGAGCTTCTTTGCGACCCATAAAGTGGACGCCTCCGAGCGCACGCTTTCCCAGTCCGTCGATGCCATCAACGCCTGTGTGCAGTTCCGTTCGACGCAGGAGCCGAGCCTGCAGCGCTGGCTGGAGGGGCGCCAGAGCACGTCGGCTGCAGGCGGGAACTGA
- the glk gene encoding glucokinase produces MILAGDVGGTKVHLALYDFAEGRLHPIRDTKFPAHDYLNLDSVVQAFLAGDADTPATDPKKILAACFGLPGPVREGRLKLTNLPWTLDVRDLSKSLGIEHVFLINDLEANGYGIPELAPDQIFTLHAGDATAVGNRGLVSAGTGLGEALLIWDGKKHRPVPSEGGHCDFAARTEREVDLLLYLHGQLNGRVSFERVVSGLGIKNIYEFLRDVEKLDEPNWLRQRMQSEDPNAVIGECAEDGSSSICFETMKTFASAYGAEAGNVALKVLATGGIYLGGGIAPKTLKTLQSGSFVHAFMDKGRMSPLLQAIPVRVILDDSCALLGAAAYAEARAAEICGRSERAESVALA; encoded by the coding sequence ATGATTCTTGCTGGCGACGTTGGTGGCACAAAGGTCCATCTGGCGCTGTACGACTTTGCGGAGGGCAGGCTGCACCCGATCCGCGACACGAAGTTTCCTGCGCACGATTATCTCAACCTCGATTCGGTCGTCCAGGCGTTTCTCGCCGGCGATGCGGACACGCCGGCGACGGACCCAAAGAAGATTCTCGCAGCGTGCTTCGGCCTGCCGGGGCCGGTGCGCGAGGGTCGGCTGAAGCTGACGAACCTGCCGTGGACGCTCGATGTGCGCGACCTTTCGAAGTCGCTGGGGATCGAGCATGTCTTTCTGATCAACGATCTCGAAGCCAATGGCTACGGCATTCCTGAGCTCGCTCCGGACCAGATCTTTACCCTGCACGCCGGCGATGCGACTGCAGTGGGGAACCGCGGGCTGGTCTCGGCGGGGACAGGGCTTGGCGAGGCGCTGTTGATCTGGGATGGCAAGAAGCACCGGCCTGTGCCTTCGGAGGGCGGTCACTGCGACTTCGCCGCGCGCACGGAACGCGAGGTCGATCTGCTACTGTATCTGCACGGCCAGCTCAATGGGCGCGTCAGCTTTGAGCGCGTTGTCTCCGGCCTAGGGATCAAGAACATCTATGAGTTTCTGCGCGACGTGGAGAAGCTGGACGAGCCAAATTGGCTTCGCCAGCGCATGCAGTCCGAGGACCCGAATGCGGTGATCGGTGAGTGTGCCGAGGACGGCTCGAGCTCCATCTGCTTTGAGACGATGAAGACCTTTGCCTCGGCCTACGGTGCGGAGGCCGGCAACGTTGCGCTGAAGGTGCTGGCGACGGGCGGAATCTATCTCGGCGGAGGCATCGCGCCGAAGACGCTGAAGACGCTGCAGAGCGGATCCTTCGTTCATGCCTTCATGGACAAGGGACGTATGTCGCCCCTGCTGCAGGCGATTCCTGTGCGCGTGATCCTCGATGATAGCTGCGCCCTGCTGGGGGCGGCGGCCTATGCCGAGGCGCGAGCGGCGGAGATCTGCGGCCGCTCTGAAAGGGCCGAGTCTGTCGCGCTTGCCTGA
- the pgl gene encoding 6-phosphogluconolactonase, protein MPRPVTVTYRISPTPAEVAAAAAQLFTDAVRKAAEARGIARVAISGGTTPKAMFALLADPSQPFVKQVPWDKLDLYWVDERCVPPDHPDSNYKMTREALLSKVPLPAERIHRMEGELEPEEAAARYEAAIRNGFKLEGAETPTFDLLLLGMGDDGHTASLFPHTQALNEMSHIVVANHVPQKDTWRITLTWPVINQGRQVAFLIEGAGKAQVLHDVLLGPYQPETYPSQIIRPASGQLSFLLDRAAAAKLPAPAKGDSAGTLELK, encoded by the coding sequence ATGCCCCGACCTGTTACCGTCACCTATCGTATCTCTCCGACGCCTGCTGAAGTTGCCGCGGCTGCGGCGCAGCTCTTCACGGATGCTGTTCGCAAGGCTGCTGAGGCCCGCGGGATTGCCCGTGTGGCGATCTCCGGCGGCACGACTCCCAAAGCGATGTTCGCGCTGCTGGCCGATCCATCGCAGCCGTTTGTGAAGCAGGTTCCATGGGACAAGCTCGACCTCTACTGGGTGGACGAGCGCTGTGTTCCTCCCGACCACCCGGATTCGAATTACAAGATGACGCGCGAGGCGCTGCTGTCGAAGGTGCCTCTGCCGGCTGAGCGCATCCACCGGATGGAGGGCGAGCTGGAGCCTGAGGAGGCCGCTGCGCGGTACGAGGCGGCGATCCGCAATGGCTTCAAACTGGAGGGCGCCGAGACCCCTACTTTCGACCTGCTCCTGCTGGGCATGGGCGACGACGGGCACACGGCCTCACTGTTCCCGCACACACAAGCTCTCAACGAGATGAGCCACATCGTTGTGGCCAATCACGTTCCGCAGAAGGACACCTGGCGCATCACGCTGACCTGGCCGGTAATCAACCAGGGCAGGCAGGTCGCCTTCCTGATCGAAGGCGCGGGCAAGGCACAGGTGCTGCACGATGTTCTGCTGGGGCCCTACCAGCCGGAGACTTACCCGTCGCAGATCATCCGGCCGGCGAGCGGGCAACTGTCCTTCTTGCTCGACCGGGCTGCAGCAGCTAAGCTTCCTGCACCGGCAAAAGGCGACTCTGCCGGAACTTTGGAGCTCAAGTAG
- the zwf gene encoding glucose-6-phosphate dehydrogenase, with the protein MATTQVQVTPDVAAAARNAERTPDPCIVVIFGASGDLTKRKLLPALYHLQQANLLPQDFAVVGVARRSLEKTFAPDMKDGIIAGGGVELSDPKLAPFVDRIQYHTMNFDDAGGYDALKKKLAELDGKFNTKGNRLFYLATAPEYFSDIVNSLGQHGMAQPTEEVDGKTPWVRTIIEKPFGHDLESARALNDEVNKVFNEDQIFRIDHYLGKETVQNILVFRFANGIFENVWNRNYIDHVEITAAESIGIEGRGPFYETAGALRDVVQNHVMELLSFVAMEPPVSFEAAAVRAEKVKVWKAITPIHPADTVRGQYGPGIVDGKPVPGYRQEDRVHPRSQTETYAALRLEIENWRWAGVPFYIRAGKRLAKRVTEITIQFKQPPMLLFKGAEGQCGEGIKPNRISMRIQPDEGISLRFGAKLPGPSMDISPVEMNFNYADAFGKSSANGYERLLLDAMLGDGTLFAHRDGVEATWALITPILQAWAASPMKDFPNYAAGTWGPSAADALLESENRKWRKL; encoded by the coding sequence ATGGCTACCACACAGGTTCAAGTTACTCCCGATGTTGCCGCGGCTGCACGGAACGCCGAGCGCACGCCGGATCCTTGCATTGTCGTTATCTTTGGCGCCTCGGGAGACCTCACGAAGCGCAAGCTGCTGCCGGCGCTCTATCACCTGCAGCAGGCGAACCTGCTGCCGCAGGACTTCGCCGTCGTGGGTGTTGCGCGGCGGTCTCTGGAGAAGACGTTCGCTCCAGACATGAAGGACGGCATCATCGCCGGCGGCGGTGTCGAGTTGAGTGATCCGAAGCTCGCTCCGTTCGTCGATCGCATTCAGTACCACACGATGAACTTCGACGACGCGGGAGGGTACGACGCGCTCAAGAAGAAGCTGGCGGAACTGGATGGCAAGTTCAACACGAAGGGGAACCGGCTGTTCTATCTGGCGACGGCGCCGGAGTACTTCTCCGACATCGTCAACTCTCTCGGTCAGCATGGTATGGCGCAGCCTACGGAAGAGGTGGACGGCAAGACGCCGTGGGTGCGGACCATTATCGAGAAGCCGTTCGGGCATGACCTGGAATCGGCGCGTGCACTGAACGATGAAGTCAACAAGGTCTTCAATGAAGACCAGATCTTCCGCATCGATCACTATCTGGGTAAGGAGACGGTGCAGAACATCCTCGTCTTCCGCTTCGCCAATGGCATCTTTGAGAACGTCTGGAACCGCAACTACATCGACCATGTGGAGATTACGGCGGCCGAGTCGATCGGCATCGAAGGGCGTGGGCCGTTCTATGAGACGGCCGGCGCACTGCGCGACGTGGTGCAGAACCACGTGATGGAGCTGCTGAGCTTTGTCGCGATGGAGCCTCCGGTGTCGTTTGAGGCGGCGGCTGTTCGCGCGGAAAAGGTGAAGGTGTGGAAGGCGATTACGCCGATCCATCCGGCAGACACGGTGCGCGGCCAGTATGGCCCGGGTATCGTCGACGGCAAGCCTGTTCCGGGTTACCGGCAGGAGGATCGCGTGCATCCGCGCTCGCAGACGGAGACCTACGCTGCACTGCGGCTCGAGATCGAAAACTGGCGCTGGGCCGGGGTTCCGTTCTACATTCGCGCAGGCAAGCGGCTGGCGAAGCGCGTGACGGAGATCACGATTCAGTTCAAGCAGCCGCCGATGCTGCTGTTCAAGGGCGCGGAGGGCCAGTGCGGCGAGGGCATCAAGCCGAACCGCATCTCGATGCGCATTCAGCCGGACGAGGGCATCTCGCTGCGCTTTGGCGCGAAGCTTCCCGGGCCGAGCATGGACATCAGCCCGGTGGAGATGAACTTCAACTATGCGGATGCGTTCGGCAAGTCGTCGGCCAATGGCTACGAGCGGCTTCTGCTGGATGCGATGCTGGGTGACGGAACGCTGTTTGCGCACCGCGACGGCGTCGAGGCGACATGGGCATTGATAACCCCGATTCTTCAGGCATGGGCGGCAAGTCCGATGAAGGACTTCCCTAACTATGCCGCGGGGACCTGGGGACCGTCGGCTGCCGACGCGTTGCTCGAGTCCGAGAACCGCAAGTGGCGCAAGCTGTAG